From Doryrhamphus excisus isolate RoL2022-K1 chromosome 22, RoL_Dexc_1.0, whole genome shotgun sequence, one genomic window encodes:
- the LOC131109686 gene encoding glycylpeptide N-tetradecanoyltransferase 2-like → MPARDKSQKTEGPPMCQKKHPRSQLGGAVKMTDSKSADKKPADDGARKSKKKPDKWRQKGPRDPFEMLDTLPEKKQQEIQRALHLFSLGQTLPRTLKQAKRRTYKFWDTQPVPKFGEAMTSQGQITEGEASVREAPYSLPQGFSWDTVDLSNPTELQELCTLLNENYTEDDDNTIRYDFSMEYLRWALQPPNWLAQWHCGIRVDSNKKLVGFIGAVPADVHIYDMEKRTAQIKFLCVHKKLRLKRMTPVLIRELTRRVQQQGVGQAVYTAAIVLPTPISSCSLWHRPLNLRKLVEMEYPGIRGDMPLQRALKFNRLPEVTKIPGLRAMVKNDVVRTHALLQANLSKFHLKHSWSLQEVEHWFLPRGGVIDTYVVEDDDGALTDVVSFYGISSKVLNHAVHKDLKVAHLFYVASNGGADLAELMEDTLVLAKSKDYDIFIVLDVMDNNTYLEKLKFNISGKNLHYYLYNWMCPRMSPDKVGMVLPN, encoded by the exons ATGCCGGCAAGAGATAAGAGCCAAAAAACCGAGGGGCCCCCAATGTGTCAGAAAAAGCACCCTCGCTCTCAACTTGGAGGAGCTGTCAAAATGACTGATTCCAAGTCAGC AGATAAGAAGCCGGCAGATGACGGTGCGAGGAAAAGCAAAAAGAAGCCAGATAAATGGAGACAAAAGGGACCCAGGGATCCATTTGAAATG TTGGACACCCTGCCGGAAAAAAAGCAGCAGGAGATCCAAAGGGCACTACACCTTTTCTCCTTGGGACAAACTCTACCCAGGACGCTGAAGCAGGCCAAGAGACGCACTTACAAGTTCTGGGACACACAGCCGGTCCCTAAATTtg GTGAAGCCATGACAAGCCAGGGCCAAATAACAGAAGGTGAAGCCAGCGTTCGAGAGGCGCCTTACTCTCTGCCTCAGGGTTTCTCCTGGGACACCGTGGACCTGAGCAACCCCACGGAG CTGCAAGAGCTTTGTACGCTGCTCAATGAGAACTACACTGAGGATGATGACAACACCATCAGATATGACTTTTCTATGGAGTATCTGCGATG GGCCTTGCAACCTCCAAATTGGCTGGCCCAGTGGCACTGCGGCATCAGGGTGGATTCTAATAAGAAGCTAGTGGGCTTCATCGGAGCAGTCCCTGCAGATGTGCATATATACGACAT GGAGAAGCGAACGGCGCAGATCAAATTTCTGTGTGTTCATAAGAAGCTACGCCTCAAGCGAATGACCCCGGTTTTGATTCGGGAGCTTACTAGACGTGTTCAACAGCAGGGTGTGGGCCAGGCGGTGTACACAGCTGCTATAGTGCTGCCTACACCCATCAGCTCCTGCAG TTTATGGCATCGACCCCTGAACCTCCGTAAGCTGGTGGAGATGGAGTACCCAGGCATACGAGGAGACATGCCTCTGCAGAGAGCCCTCAAATTCAACCGCCTCCCTGAG GTGACAAAGATACCAGGTTTGCGAGCGATGGTCAAAAACGATGTCGTGAGGACGCACGCTCTTCTGCAAGCAAACCTCAGCAAGTTTCACCTCAAGCACAGTTGGTCTCTGCAGGAAGTGGAGCACTGGTTCTTGCCAAGAGGGGGTGTGATTGACACCTATGTGGTGGAG GATGATGATGGTGCACTCACGGATGTGGTGAGCTTCTACGGAATCTCCTCCAAGGTATTAAACCACGCGGTTCACAAGGACTTGAAGGTGGCTCACCTCTTCTATGTTGCATCAAACGGCGGTGCAGACCTTGCTGAGCTCATGGAGGACACGCTGGTCCTGGCGAAATCT AAAGACTACGATATCTTCATTGTTCTCGATGTGATGGATAACAACACTTACCTGGAAAAGCTCAAATTCAACATCAGCGGCAAGAACCTACATTACTACTTGTACAATTGGATGTGTCCAAGAATGAGTCCAGACAAG GTGGGCATGGTGTTACCAAACTAA